The proteins below come from a single Aegilops tauschii subsp. strangulata cultivar AL8/78 chromosome 6, Aet v6.0, whole genome shotgun sequence genomic window:
- the LOC109741100 gene encoding F-box protein At1g52495-like, protein MADATSAGATPLLPGLLDDVVICEILVRLPPKAILRCRAVSRAWRRTTSTRDFLLAHHARQPALLITSGHSYGGRLHDRDLITYDHRAADAQLQHVAQLDERDCGLVASCDGLLLISHNRYSKDACSSIYNPATHQHAPMPALCDFKVRCTVLGMYRHHPPGEYPILCLRREYIFALDSVQPLRNIRCPPEVEQVLLHREATAAVLFRGNLHWHIEQNETESNMMVIFNTTAESFRQMHALVVLAYKNDLAYADLFDMDGVLGMFSCNGAANTIDIWVLQDYESEVWTFKCKIELPVTEIKVLCGEPDNCWHAVVMSVDGELLVLVQYAEWLLQIDMDDPP, encoded by the exons ATGGCGGATGCCACGAGCGCAGGAGCGACGCCTCTCCTCCCTGGCCTCCTCGACGACGTCGTAATCTGTGAGATCCTTGTCCGCCTGCCCCCCAAAGCCATCCTCCGCTGCCGCGCCGTCAGCCGTGCCTGGCGCCGCACCACCTCCACCCGCGACTTCCTCCTCGCCCACCACGCCCGCCAGCCCGCCCTCCTCATCACCTCCGGCCACAGTTACGGCGGCCGCCTCCACGACCGAGACCTCATCACCTACGACCATCGGGCCGCCGACGCCCAGCTGCAACACGTCGCCCAGCTTGACGAGAGGGACTGTGGCCTGGTGGCCTCCTGCGACGGCCTCCTCCTCATCTCACATAACAGGTACAGCAAGGATGCCTGCTCCTCCATCTACAACCCAGCCACTCATCAACACGCTCCCATGCCTGCGCTTTGTGACTTCAAGGTCCGTTGCACGGTCTTGGGGATGTATCGGCACCACCCTCCCGGCGAGTACCCGATACTATG tttacggagggagtacatctttGCATTGGACTCCGTCCAGCCGTTGAGGAACATCAGGTGCCCGCCGGAGGTTGAGCAAGTGCTTTTACACCGTGAGGCTACGGCAGCTGTTCTGTTTCGTGGCAACCTGCATTGGCACATAGAACAAAATGAGACTGAAAGCAACATGATGGTGATCTTCAACACCACAGCTGAGTCGTTCCGGCAGATGCATGCTCTGGTTGTTCTGGCTTATAAAAATGATCTTGCCTACGCGGACTTGTTTGACATGGATGGCGTGCTTGGCATGTTTAGTTGTAATGGGGCCGCGAATACCATTGATATCTGGGTGTTGCAGGACTATGAAAGCGAGGTCTGGACCTTCAAGTGCAAGATTGAATTGCCGGTCACTGAGATCAAGGTGTTGTGTGGAGAACCTGACAATTGTTGGCATGCGGTAGTCATGTCTGTGGATGGTGAGTTGCTTGTGCTAGTCCAGTATGCCGAGTGGCTACTTCAGATTGACATGGATG ATCCACCATAA